Below is a window of Lacibacter sp. H407 DNA.
GGAACGGTTGATTCCACTTCAATTGTCAATGCAAGCTGGACAGACATTAGTGATCGGGCTTTATTTGCAACAAATACAACTGCAAGAGCCTCCGGTACTATTAATCTGTCCGACTTTGCCGCACTTAATAAGCCCGTTTATATTGCATTTAAGTACAACGCTGCTGCCGGTGCAATACAAAACAGATGGACGCTTACAAGATTTTCTTTGCGGAATTTTTTATCAGACGGTACTTCTTATGTGATCGATTCCGTTCCAACTGTAACAACTGCCGTGAATTATGGTAGTGCAACCAACCTGCCTGTATGGGCGGGTCAAAGAACCGCCGGTACTACTTCGGTGCTTGATGTAAGAGCAACGATGATTGTTGCAGGAGCAACGACTGCTGCGGCTGCAACAAGTGCAGTTGAAGCATGGATTGTAACCGGTCCGGTTAATTTAAAAAGTGTAACGCCCGATGCCGGTGTTGTGATTCAAAACATTGCAAGTTCTGTTCCATTCACCACATATACTTATTCAAAAAGCGGAACTTATAATCCGGTATTTGTAGGAAGCAATATTAATGTAAACAAAGAAAACTCAGTTCCACGTAAGCTTACAGTAACAATTAAGTAAACACATCAGCGTTACTGAAAACAAGAAGCTTTTTGAGTGCAATGCAAGTGATATCATAGTACCTTCAATAATAGTTCAATATAATAACTGAAATGAGGAAGAATGTGTTTTTTTCAGGATTGCTTGTAATTGTATTTCAGTTTGCAAAAGCGCAGGAAACAATCAACTCACAACTTTTCGAACAATATAAACTGGATAAAAGTAAATCCTTGCTCCCTGATTTTTCTTATGCCGGTTATCAAAGCGGTGAGAAAGCAATTCCGGGAATTAAAAACTATAAACTGTTTAATGTAGTTGATTTTGGTGCAAAGTCAAATGATGATGTTTCAGACAGGGAAGCAATACAAGCTGCAATTGATGCAGCTAATAAAAACGGATCAGGTATTATTTTTTTTCCAAAGGGACGTTTTCTAGTAAATGAAGATAGTTCTGCTGCAAAAGGAATTTTTTCAAAAGGAAGTAAGATCATTTTTCGTGGGAGTGGAAGTGGCCCGGGTGGTACCGAATTGTTTATGAAATATGCGTTGTTGCCCGGTAACCCCGATCAAATGTGGACTGGTCCGCCGATGTTTACGTTTACTTCAAAAGGCGCTGATGCAAGAGTTGGCGAGGTGGTGAGATCAGCAGAGATAGGAGAGTTTACACTGGAGCTGAATAATGCCGATAAGTTGCAGGAAGGAGATTGGGTAGCAGTTAAGCTATTGAATAATTCTCCCGGTTTAATTGATGCTGAACTTTCACCTAATAAAGTTGATACAACCTGGACTTCTATTGTAAAAAAAGGTGTTGATGTTTGCATGTATTACAAGGTGACACGTATAAAGGGTAATTCCATCACATTGCATGCTCCGCTTGCTTACAAGGTTGATGTGAAGTACACTTGGACTGTAGATAAATATGCCCATGCAGAAGAAGTAGGCATTGAAGACATTGCATTTGTGGGCAATTGGAAAGAAAAATTTAAACATCATGCTTCATGGGTACACGACAGCGGTTTTAATTTATTTATGTTCAGCCGCTGTACCAACTCATGGATGAAGGATTGCCGTTTTACGGATTGCAGCATTGCAGCCATTGTTAGTCAAAGCGCCAATGTTACTGTTATGAATTGTGTAGTTACAGGAAATGCCGGGCATGAAGCCATTACCTCCAATCATTCCACCAATGTTTTACTTGCCAATTTAATTGATGAAGCATCACAATGGCATTCTTTCGGTACTGCAAATGGAGCTGTAAATACAGTGTTGTGGCATTGTACATATCCGGCTACTACTTGTTTCGAATCGCATGCCAGTCAACCACGGAATACATTGCTTGATAATGTAACGGGTGGACTGATGAAAAACCGAGGCGGAGGAGCAATTTTTAATATGCCTAATCACATGAAAGGTTTGGTGTTCTGGAATTACAAACAGACGAATGAACCTGTAACGAACTTTCAATTTTGGCCGCTAAACGATGTTTGGTGGAAAATTCCTGCGCCAGTAATCGCAGGGTTTATAGGGAATGGATCTACGTTTAATCAAGCTCAATTAGGTTATTTAGAAGGGTTGGATAAAAAAGTATTTCCTTATTCGCTTTATGAAGGCCAGTTACAACTTCGGTTGAAAAAAATACCGGATTGGATAACTGCATTAAAACGATAAGCAACAATTTCAATCGCATCTGAATATATTCGAGTCAGACTTATAGTTCAGAAAGTCTTCGCAAGGAGTCATTAAACGTCACTACCTTGATCGTTCAAAGTACCTTAGTTATATGAACAGCAGCCACCATGAGATATTTCATTTAGACGCGGGAAATGATATACGGTACAATACTGTAACCGATGCAGAAGTTGTAACAGTTGTTGATGGTATTAAATGTATTAGTGGTTCGTACAAACCCGAGTTAATTATTTTCAGGCCCGAAGTAAAGGCGAATGGACTCTCCATTATTATTTGCCCCGGGGGAGGATATGAAAAGCTTGCAATTGAACATGAAGGAACAGAGGTTGCTCAATCATTAATAAAATTGGGTATTACTGTTTTTGTTTTGAAATACCGGTTGCCGGGAGAAGTTCGTGAAGCTGATGATATGCCTTTGCCTTTAAAAGATTTCATTACTGCATACAAAACGGTTCAGGAAAAAGCATCTGCATGGGGGATGAATCCTTCTTTGGTTGGTATTATGGGATTTTCAGCAGGGGGGCATTTAGCTTCATTAGCTTCATCAATTTTAAGTAGTCCAAAGAAACAAGAAGGATTACAAAACCTATTTCCCCCACGTTTTACCATTCTTATTTATCCTGTTATTAGTTTTCAAGATGATATCACACACATCGGTTCCCGTGAACGTTTTATTGGAAATAATGCAAGAGGAGATGATATCCGTAGATATTCATCGAATAATACTGTAACCCAATCTTCACCACCAACTTTTCTTGTTCATTGTTCAGATGATCTAATTGTATCTGTTGAAAATAGTCTGTTGTATTACAAGGCTTGTTTAAACCACAACGTTTCAGTTGAAATGCATGTATATGCAAAAGGAGGACATGGTTTTGGAATGTATAACGATTTCATTAATGAGAAGTGGATGGATAGACTTGCGAACTGGTTAGTTCAGTTTTTTTAGTTTTCTTCTAGTAATGTTCTTCTGTTTGAAGTAGAATACAAGAGAAAAAGTTGAATATGCAAGTGTAACGTATGCCTATTATATTCTCCCATTTCAGCACTCAGACAGTAGTAATGTAGAGGTAAATATAAGTCGGTCAATTAGAGATTTACAGAAGGTTGGGGAGTGATAGTTTTGTTAGAGTGTTGCATTTTGCAGCAAGTTAAAGGAGTAAAGATTTTTTATATTTCAGTTGCTGCAAGCAAACTGCAGTTACGGATACAAAGTGGATTAATTGCAACGTTTTTTATTATTTCCCTCGTATGAATTATCAGAATGCGTTTTCTTAATCAAATATTCGTGCAAAATGATTTTCTAAGTGGTTACGCATACCATTCCTGAATTGTTCAGGCGTGCCATTCTCTAAAATCTCCACCAGCTCTTTATGCGATACGAATGTTTTCAGTGCTGTTTGTTTTTTAAGTAAACCGCTGTTGTGTACATAATCAAACACCGGTAACAACATCTTCTGGAACTTCTTCATCGTTTCATTGCCTGTTATTTCATACAACTTTCCATGAAACGCAATTTCATGTTCTACATTAAATAAATGATCCTGTGCTGCAGGCGGCTCGTTCGCTACAATTTGTTTGAGCTCTTTTATGTCGGTTTTTGTAATACGGTGAAAGAGAAAATCAGCCATACCTATTTCCAAGACCAAACGTATCTCAAATACTTCTTTCAACGTGCCGGGGTCGAGTATATGTGGATTCATACTCTTACTGAGGTTCCCGAAAATATCCGGGCTGGTAATAACCGAACCTTTCTTCTTTTTCGATTCTATTAAACCCATCATCCGCAAACGAAGTAATGCTTCACGGATCACTGTACGGCTTACTCCCAGCGCTTCAGCCAATTCAATTTCCTTGGGAATACTGTCGCCAACTTTTAGCTTTTGTTGTTGAAGTAACCCCACCAGATTGGCCTCTACCTTATCTACCAGGCTGCTGGTTTCAATGGTTTTAAAGTGTCCGTTCAATAGTTCGTTTGCCATATTATGTACTACTTAATTATCCAAAATTAGGAAAATCCGTCAGTCCTCCCAGAAATTCTACATTGATTATTAATTACTTAAAAATAGTTCAAAACTTTTTTTGGTCAAATGGTAAAAGTTTTTCAATTTTATTATGTCATACATAATACAAAAATAAAACAAAACTTGCTGTATGAAAGTATTTTTAAAGATTGGGTTGATGTTCACTTTTTCGCTTCTCTCTTTTTTAGCGGGAGCTCAGTCCATCAAAGTTTCAGGCCAGGTAATATCGAAAGATGATAATGCAGGCCTTTCCGGTGCTTCGGTTGTTGTAAAAGCAAAAAACACCGGCACTCAAACCGATGCTGAAGGCCGTTTCAGTATCGAGGCTGCTATCGGCGACATCCTCGTTATTTCATCTGTGGGCTATGTGTCGCAGGAAGTAAAAGTGGAAACTGCAAACAGTATCACCATTCAACTACAATCGTCTGCTTCTAAAATGGACGAAGTTGTTGTTGTGGGTTACGGCACACAACGTAAATCGAAGATCACAGGTTCGGTAAGTAAGCTCGATCCGAAAGTGTTGCAAACAGGTGTGCGTTCAAACCCCGCTTCTGCATTGGCAGGAACTATTCCCGGTTTACGTGTACAACAAACTTCAGGTCGGCCAGGAGCAGTACCAAACATTGTATTACGTGGTGGCACCAACTACAATGGCTCAGGTTCACCGTTGGTATTGGTAGATGGTTTAATTCGAGCCGGTTTCTTTGAAGTAAACCAGGAAGATATTGAATCAATGGAAGTATTGAAAGATGCATCGGCAACAGCTATTTATGGTGCACGTGCCAACAACGGTGTAATTCTTATCACTACTAAAAAAGGCAAAGCTGGTTCATCAAAAATTACAGTGGGTTCTAAAGTTGGTATTAACAAACTGAATCTACCGTTCGAATTTTTAAATGCAAGAGATTATCTCTACTGGTCGAGAAATGCAGTGAAAACTTCAGGTGTGTATGATGCATCACGTTTATCTCAATTAACGGCCGCCGGTCCATTCGGTACAGGTAATCGTTTTCTCGATGGAAGCGGTAACGTTATTGATGGTAATTTAAATTCTCTCGGCGTTTGGAGCACCATGAAATTAGATAATACAAATCGTCATAAACTTGGCGATGGTTGGCAAACAATGATCGATCCTGTTAATGGAACAGACACGCTCATCTTCAACAACTTTAATTACAAAGATTATGCATTGCGTCCTTATAGTTTAACCCAGGATCACAATGTGTCAATGAGTGGAGGTAATGATAAAGGGAAATATTATGCAGGCTTTGGCATGTATGATGAAAAAGGTTTACCGATCAATACATTTTATCGCCGTTACACATTTGTGTTAAACAGCGAATATAAAATACGTTCATGGTTAACTTCTACATCCAGTTTAAACTTTGCTAATGCAAAATGGCGTGATCCTGTTACCAATTCAGAAGGTAACTATCTGTCACGTTCATTGGGTGCACCTCCAACCATGCGTGGCCGTAATGAGAAAGGAGACTTGTTGGTTGGCCGTGATTTTGGTGATGGAAATCCATTGGTGAATGATGATAAATTTATTCGTAATAACAACAGCGATAAGTTTACCATGTCGCAAGGATTTAAAATTGATTTATTGAAAAATCTTTGGCTGAAAACAAGTGCTAACCTGTTTTATGATGAAGGTTATAATGAAAGTTTCAACAAAGATTATCTGCAAAGCCCGGGCAACATTAACCGCACACGTTCGTCTGCTGCATCGTTTGGCCGCACATTAAGTCAAACGTATAATGCAGTGATCGATTACAATAAAAGCTTTGGTGATCATGATCTTGATCTGATGGCTGGTTCTGAATATTATGATACCTATGCTTATGGCGTATCGGCTTCAGGTTCACAAGCACCGTCAGATGATTTTCTTGATCTGCAATATGTTCGTCGTGATGCAACAACACAACCTTCTGTTGATTCATATCACGAACGTCAACGCATTCTCTCTTTCTTTGGCCGTGCTACTTATGATTACAAATCGAAGTACTTGCTTACAGCAACCGTTCGTCGCGATGGTTATTCAAAACTCATCAACAACCGTTGGGGTACATTCCCCGGTGTTTCTGTTGGCTGGAATGTGCATAAAGAAGATTTCTTTAATGTAAAATGGATCAATGCTTTGAAGCTACGTGCCAGCTATGGACAAAACGGTAATGTAAGCGGCATCAGTGCGTATGGTTTGCAAGGTGGTTATAGTGTAAACCGTTATAACACTTCAACCGGTTACCTTTTCTCCACACCACCTTTCCCTGATCTTTTATGGGAACGTTCTTCAACCTATGAAGTGGGTGCAGAAGGAAACCTGTTAGGTAAAATTGATTTCATGATTGCTTACTATAAGCGTGTCACTTCAAATAAAATTTCCAGCTTTAATCTTCCTGCTACTTCAGGTATTACCAGTTTAACCACTAACAACGGTAGTATGCAGAACCAGGGTGTGGAAGTAGATGTAAACTATTCCATCATACGTAAAAAAGATCTGGATGTAAGTTTTGCAGCCAACTTTGCATACAATGCAAACAAGGTATTGCAACTGCCAAATAACGGATTAGAAAATAACAGGCAGGGTGGTTTCCAGGTTTGGGATCCTTCACAAAAGAAAATGATCTGGGTTGGGGGAATACAACAAGGACAAGACCCGAATGTTGCTTATGCATATGTTGCTGATGGATTGTTCCGCACACAAGCCGAGCTGGATGCTTATGCAAATCGTGTTGATTTGAATGGTGCAAAAATTTTATTAGGTACCGGTAAATATGCAGCACTTACACCTGCGCAACGTTCAAGTTATTTCCCGATTGCATTGGGTGATGTAAGATGGAAGGATGTTGACAATAATGATACGATTGATTTTCGTGACCGTGTTTACATGGGTCGTACTGTTCCCCGTTTCACTGGAGGTTTCACTGCAGCTGCACGTTGGAAAGGATTATCTGTAAGTGCACGTTTCGATTATGCGTTGGGATTTGTTGCATACGATGGTCCACGTGCATGGTTTATGGGTAATGCGCAAGGTACATTCAACACCATTACTGATGTGCATGATACATGGTCGCCAACAAATACCAATGCAAAATTCCCAACATACTATTGGGCCGATCAGTTGTTCAAAAACAATGTGCTTCGTGAATCAAGCATGTTCTATAAAAAAGGCGATTACCTCGCATTACGTGAGATCAACATCAATTATGCATTACCCGTAAAATGGGCAAGTGCTATCAAAAGCCAGGGCGTTAATTTATCTGTTACAATGCAAAACGTAGCTTATTTAAGTAAAGCAACGCTCTACTCTCCTGAATCAGGAAGTATTGCTAACAGTGCAGCAGGCTTTGGTGGTTATCCGCTTCCACGTATTATCATCTTTGGTGCACAGGTAACATTTTAATTCATTTCAATATTTATACAGATGAAAAAGATTTTAAATGGTTTGTTCTTGCTGGCGTTGATCGTTTCTGTAAACGCCTGTAAAAAATTAGATCTGGCACCGGAAGATTACTATGCCAGCGGAAACTTTTGGAAAACAGCTGCACAGGTAGATGGTGCAATGGTTGGTTTGCACAATCAGTTACGTGGTTTTCAGTTTACTTTTTTCAATATGGGTGAACTTCGTGGCGGAGTGTTTAAAGATGCCACCGGTGCAACAGGTACATCATCACTCAACTCAGCAGCAATTATCCGTCAGGATCTTCGTGAGTCTGCCCCTGGTTTTTCAAGTTGGGCAGGATTATATGGCCCCATCTTCCAGGTAAACCTCTTTATCTATAACGTAGAGAAAGCAGATTTTTTACCTGAAGCTGATAAGAAATATTATCTCGGTCAGGCATATGGTCTGAGAGCGTTTTATTATTTCCATTTGTATCGTACCTATGGTCGTTTGCCATTGGCAACAGAACCAAAAGTTTTAACCAGTACTCCAACAGCTGCAGAACAGGCGTACCTGGCCAGAACAAAAACAGAAAAAGAAACATTAGATTTTATTAAGGCTGATGTAGAGAAATCAGTGACTAATTTCAATGCGAATTATACAAGTAAATTCAGTAAATCATTATGGTCGTTATTAGCAACACAAATGTTGAAAGCAGAAGTGTATCTGTGGAGTGCGAAAGTAAAGATCGATGGAGCAGCACCAACAACTACAACAGCTGATCTTACAACTGCAAGAACTGCAGTGGAAGATGTAATTGCACGCACATCAAAACAAAATGTTTTTGCTGATGTGTTTAAATACAGCAACAAAGGAAACAATGAAGTGATCTTTGCAATGCGTTACCAGGTGGGAGAAGCCGCTAATAACTATGGTCAGTTCATCTATGCGCAAACCGATCCTATGAGCAGTTTTGTTACAGTAGGAGGAGCACCTTTAACATCTGATCAGGCTGGGGCATCTGCTGCGGATCCGTTGAAAGTTGCCGGTGGTGGTACCATCATCCGTTACGAATACAAGTATGATCTGTTTGCAAAGTACGATACAGCAACTGATCTGCGTGCAAGATCAACGTTCTTTGATTTTTATCGTACACCAACGTCAACAACAGCAAATAAGTTTGTAAACCTTCGTAAATTCTTAGGAACAATGGATGGTACAAACAGAAGTTTTACAGATGATGTGCCGGTGTATCGTTGGGCGGAAGCAATGTTGATTTTGGCTGAGATCAAAAATAAGCAGGGACAGGATCCTTCCGTTGAGATCAATGCAGTTCGTCAGCGTGGTTATGGTACAAATCCATATCCAGTATACGCAAACGCAAGTTTTGAAGCAAATGAAATTGCCATCTTTGAAGAAAGAGGAAAAGAATTTGTGGCAGAAGGAAAACGTTGGTACGATCTGCGTCGCATGCAGGATGCAACAGGTGATCCGCTTGCATTCAGAACCGATCTTCCGTTAGTTGGTGTGCTTATAAAAGCAACACAGGAATATAAATTGTTGTGGCCAATAGACAGAACAACATTAAATCAGGATCCAACCATTGAGCAAAATGCAGGTTATCCCGGAACATAAGAGCGTTAATTTTCATAATCAACAGTTAGTTTACCCGGGGGTAGTCTTGCCTCCGGTTTTTAAAAAATCTTTACTATTTTTTTCGACTTAACCGAACATATGAACAGACAATATTTAGAAGGTTTGATTGCCGCACCATTTACACCCATGCATAAGGATGGCTCGTTAAACCTTGATGTCATTCCATCTTATTATGTAATGCTGAAAGCAAATAAGGTGAAAGGTGCATTTATCTGCGGTTCAACAGGTGAAGGTGTTTCATTATCGTTGAATGAAAAGAAAGCAGTGGCCGAAGCATGGGCTGCAGTAGCAAAAGATGACGCAGATTTTATTGTGATGCCTTTGCTTGGCGGCACCTGTTTAGCCGATTGCAAAGAACTTGCATTGCATGCAAAAGAAATCGGGCTTGATGCCATTTCATTTACTGCACCTTTTTACTTTAAGCCGGCTTCAGTTGAAATGCTGGCAAAAGCCTGCAGTGAGGTAGCATCGGTTGTTCCCGATATGCCGTTCTATTATTATCATATTCCGGTACTTACAGGAGTAGGTTTTTCCATGATCGAATTATTGAAAGCAGTGGACAATCTCATTCCCAACTTCGCCGGTATTAAATACACCCACGAAGACTTCATGGATTTTCTTTCCTGTATGAATTTTAAAGATGGCAAGTACGATATGCTGTGGGGTAGAGATGAAAATATGTTACCTGCTTTGGCATTGGGTACAAAAGCATCAGTAGGCAGTACCTTTAACTATGCAGCTCCACTGTATTACGATCTCATCGATGCATTTAACAATGGCGAATTAAAATCAGCCAATGCATTACAGCAAAAGTCGATCGATATGATTACATTGTTAGGTAAGTATGGCGGTATTGCAACAGGGAAAGCTTATATGAAATTGCTGGGTATTGATTGCGGTGAGTTTCGCTTGCCTGTAAAGAACATGACAGCAACAGAATTTGAATTATTTAAAAAAGATACCGAGCAGATCGGATTCTCAAAATTCTCATCACGCTTACAACGGGCAGTGAATGTATAAAACAGAATGAATCGCTTGCACATATCACTTTCATTATCTCTCATGTTTTTTACTGCAGCCATATATGCACAAAAAAAACAGGAGCTGAAACTGCAATGGACTGTTGCAGCTGAGCTTCCTGTTACCGGAAACGGACAAACCGCTTTGGGTTTTGCCGGAATGGTTGCCGGTGTATATAGCAACAAACTAATTATTGCAGGTGGTGCAAACTTTCCCGATGCAATGCCCTGGAACGGAGGAAAGAAAAAGTATTACGATGATGTGTATGTGTATGCAAAAAAGGGAAACCGTTTTGTATTACAGCAGCAAACAAAATTATCTTTTTCAATTGCGTATGCTGCAAGCTACACTACTGCAAAAGGAATTGTGTTTGCGGGAGGAGAAAATGAAAATGGACTTAGCAAAAACGTTTACCTGTTTACAATAAATAAAGCAACTGTTACAACAGCATCATTACCCGACCTTCCGTTTGCAGTAACCAATGCATCAATTACCGCTATCGATAATAAAGTTTATTTAGCAGGTGGTGAAACTGCAAAAGAAGCAAGCAATCAGTTTTTAGTACTTGATCTTAACAACACAGCAGGAGGATGGAAGCAGTTGCCGCAACTTCCCAAATCAGTATCGCATACTGTATTGCTGGTAAAAGGAAATGATCTGTTTCTTATTGGTGGTCGTAAGAAAAACAACAATGGTATCAGCGATCTGTACAGCTCCGTTTTTGAATTTAATATCCAAACAAGCCAGTGGACAGAAAAACAACAGTTGCCGTATGCATTAAGTGCAGGTACAGGTGCTGTTTATCAAAATAAAATCTTGTTGTTTGGTGGCGATAAAGGCGCAACCTTTCATCGCACCGAAGAATTAATTGCCGCTATCAACAACAGTAAAGACGAAAACGAGAAGCAACTTTTAACAGAAGGAAAAGCAAAACTGCAAGCAGCTCATCCCGGTTTCAGTAAAGAAATGTTGGCATACGATATTGCAAACAACATCTGGCAAGTGATTGGAACGACGCCGTATGAAACACCTGTTACCACAACAGCTGTTCAATGGAATGATTGTTTTATCATTCCAAGTGGAGAAACAAAAGCTGGGGTTCGTTCTCCTCTTATTTTATCAGTTAAACCAACAACTGGAAAATGAGTAATTCGAAATCATATCCCTGGATCGTTGTTGGTTTGCTTTGGGTAGTGGCATTGCTCAATTATATGGACAGGCAAATGCTCAGCACCATGAAGCCATCGATGATGCTTGATATAGCTGAGCTGCAAACAGCCGCCAACTTTGGACGACTCATGGCCATCTTTTTATGGATCTATGGCATCATGAGTCCGGTTGCAGGTATCATCGCTGATCGCATCAATCGTAAATGGTTGATTGTAGTAAGTCTGTTTGTTTGGAGTGCGGTAACCTTAGCAATGGGCTATGCACAAAACTTTACACAACTTTATTGGCTTCGAGCAGTCATGGGCGTTAGTGAAGCCTTGTACATACCTGCAGGTTTATCACTCATTGCCGATTATCACGGAGAAAAAACAAGATCACTCGCCATCGGTATTCACATGACGGGTTTATATATGGGACAGGCATTAGGTGGTTTCGGTGCAACCATTGCATCGGCTTTCTCATGGAAAGCAGCGTTTCATACATTTGGTTTGATCGGTATTTGTTATGCAGCGGTGTTAATGCTTTTTCTCCGGGAGAAAAAAGTGAAAACAGTTGAAACAACGCAAACAGAAAAACCATCCATTACAAAAGGACTTGCATTACTCTTCAGCAATATTTCTTTCTGGATCATCCTATTGTATTTCGCAGTGCCAAGTTTACCTGGCTGGGGAGTAAAGAATTGGTTACCCACTTTGTTTGCCGATAGTCTGCAGATCGATATGTCGAAAGCGGGTCCTTTATCAACCATCACCATTGCAGCATCGTCTTTTATTGGTGTCATCTTCGGTGGTATTTTATCCGATCGTTGGGTGCAAAAAAATATTCGTGGAAGAATTTATACCAGTGCCATTGGCTTGGGTTTAACCATTCCTTCTTTATTGTTGGTTGGTTTTGGTGATTCACTCTTCAGTGTTATCGGTGCAGCATTCTGTTTTGGTTTTGGCTTTGGCATGTTCGATGCGAACAACATGCCGATCCTTTGCCAGTTTGTTTCCTCAAAGTATCGGGCAACAGCATATGGTTTAATGAATATGGTTGGTGTGTTTGCCGGTGCATTTATTACTGATTGGTTAGGTAAATCAACCGATGCAGGAAACCTGGGAAGAGATTTTGCAATGCTGGCCGGTATTGTATTGGTAGCATTAATTGTGCAGTTGTTGTTTTTAAAACCAAAAGCGACAACTGTAACAGAAGAATAAATATTACTCAGTTTATAAAATAGAAAAATGAAACGACTTTGTTTTAGTGTGTTTGTTTTGTTGATCACAACTACAATTGTGTTTGCACAAACTGCACCGGTTACTGTATTTGAATCCGGAAAGGATGGACATAAGAGCTACCGCATTCCTGCAATCGTTACGTTGAAGAATGGAACCTTGCTTGCATTTGCAGAAGGTCGTGTAAATAATGCCGGCGATTTCGGCGATATCAATATTGTATTGAAACGCAGTACTGATGATGGTAAAACATGGAGTGCAATACAAACTGTAGTGAATTACGATAACCTTCAGGCAGGTAATCCTGCACCGGTTGTTGATTTAACGGATCCAATGTATCCGCAGGGACGAGTGTTTTTGTTTTACAACACCGGTAATAACCACGAAGGAGAAGTGCGTAAAGGAAAAGGTTTGCGTGAAGTGTGGTACAAAACATCAACCGATGGCG
It encodes the following:
- a CDS encoding SusC/RagA family TonB-linked outer membrane protein; the protein is MKVFLKIGLMFTFSLLSFLAGAQSIKVSGQVISKDDNAGLSGASVVVKAKNTGTQTDAEGRFSIEAAIGDILVISSVGYVSQEVKVETANSITIQLQSSASKMDEVVVVGYGTQRKSKITGSVSKLDPKVLQTGVRSNPASALAGTIPGLRVQQTSGRPGAVPNIVLRGGTNYNGSGSPLVLVDGLIRAGFFEVNQEDIESMEVLKDASATAIYGARANNGVILITTKKGKAGSSKITVGSKVGINKLNLPFEFLNARDYLYWSRNAVKTSGVYDASRLSQLTAAGPFGTGNRFLDGSGNVIDGNLNSLGVWSTMKLDNTNRHKLGDGWQTMIDPVNGTDTLIFNNFNYKDYALRPYSLTQDHNVSMSGGNDKGKYYAGFGMYDEKGLPINTFYRRYTFVLNSEYKIRSWLTSTSSLNFANAKWRDPVTNSEGNYLSRSLGAPPTMRGRNEKGDLLVGRDFGDGNPLVNDDKFIRNNNSDKFTMSQGFKIDLLKNLWLKTSANLFYDEGYNESFNKDYLQSPGNINRTRSSAASFGRTLSQTYNAVIDYNKSFGDHDLDLMAGSEYYDTYAYGVSASGSQAPSDDFLDLQYVRRDATTQPSVDSYHERQRILSFFGRATYDYKSKYLLTATVRRDGYSKLINNRWGTFPGVSVGWNVHKEDFFNVKWINALKLRASYGQNGNVSGISAYGLQGGYSVNRYNTSTGYLFSTPPFPDLLWERSSTYEVGAEGNLLGKIDFMIAYYKRVTSNKISSFNLPATSGITSLTTNNGSMQNQGVEVDVNYSIIRKKDLDVSFAANFAYNANKVLQLPNNGLENNRQGGFQVWDPSQKKMIWVGGIQQGQDPNVAYAYVADGLFRTQAELDAYANRVDLNGAKILLGTGKYAALTPAQRSSYFPIALGDVRWKDVDNNDTIDFRDRVYMGRTVPRFTGGFTAAARWKGLSVSARFDYALGFVAYDGPRAWFMGNAQGTFNTITDVHDTWSPTNTNAKFPTYYWADQLFKNNVLRESSMFYKKGDYLALREININYALPVKWASAIKSQGVNLSVTMQNVAYLSKATLYSPESGSIANSAAGFGGYPLPRIIIFGAQVTF
- a CDS encoding DUF5017 domain-containing protein; protein product: MKLIKYYQMRINYFIVLVSLFLLQSCSKDLKLDEVSFNVTADSTSYNLGSKTTFTFTGKPDFISFYSGEIGQRYEFKDRDTANGTPLLSFTSQINTGTQPNTLKLMISSNLNGTVDSTSIVNASWTDISDRALFATNTTARASGTINLSDFAALNKPVYIAFKYNAAAGAIQNRWTLTRFSLRNFLSDGTSYVIDSVPTVTTAVNYGSATNLPVWAGQRTAGTTSVLDVRATMIVAGATTAAAATSAVEAWIVTGPVNLKSVTPDAGVVIQNIASSVPFTTYTYSKSGTYNPVFVGSNINVNKENSVPRKLTVTIK
- a CDS encoding alpha/beta hydrolase, which produces MNSSHHEIFHLDAGNDIRYNTVTDAEVVTVVDGIKCISGSYKPELIIFRPEVKANGLSIIICPGGGYEKLAIEHEGTEVAQSLIKLGITVFVLKYRLPGEVREADDMPLPLKDFITAYKTVQEKASAWGMNPSLVGIMGFSAGGHLASLASSILSSPKKQEGLQNLFPPRFTILIYPVISFQDDITHIGSRERFIGNNARGDDIRRYSSNNTVTQSSPPTFLVHCSDDLIVSVENSLLYYKACLNHNVSVEMHVYAKGGHGFGMYNDFINEKWMDRLANWLVQFF
- a CDS encoding FadR/GntR family transcriptional regulator, which produces MANELLNGHFKTIETSSLVDKVEANLVGLLQQQKLKVGDSIPKEIELAEALGVSRTVIREALLRLRMMGLIESKKKKGSVITSPDIFGNLSKSMNPHILDPGTLKEVFEIRLVLEIGMADFLFHRITKTDIKELKQIVANEPPAAQDHLFNVEHEIAFHGKLYEITGNETMKKFQKMLLPVFDYVHNSGLLKKQTALKTFVSHKELVEILENGTPEQFRNGMRNHLENHFARIFD
- a CDS encoding DUF4955 domain-containing protein, which gives rise to MRKNVFFSGLLVIVFQFAKAQETINSQLFEQYKLDKSKSLLPDFSYAGYQSGEKAIPGIKNYKLFNVVDFGAKSNDDVSDREAIQAAIDAANKNGSGIIFFPKGRFLVNEDSSAAKGIFSKGSKIIFRGSGSGPGGTELFMKYALLPGNPDQMWTGPPMFTFTSKGADARVGEVVRSAEIGEFTLELNNADKLQEGDWVAVKLLNNSPGLIDAELSPNKVDTTWTSIVKKGVDVCMYYKVTRIKGNSITLHAPLAYKVDVKYTWTVDKYAHAEEVGIEDIAFVGNWKEKFKHHASWVHDSGFNLFMFSRCTNSWMKDCRFTDCSIAAIVSQSANVTVMNCVVTGNAGHEAITSNHSTNVLLANLIDEASQWHSFGTANGAVNTVLWHCTYPATTCFESHASQPRNTLLDNVTGGLMKNRGGGAIFNMPNHMKGLVFWNYKQTNEPVTNFQFWPLNDVWWKIPAPVIAGFIGNGSTFNQAQLGYLEGLDKKVFPYSLYEGQLQLRLKKIPDWITALKR